The Xiphophorus couchianus chromosome 6, X_couchianus-1.0, whole genome shotgun sequence genomic interval ctggacaggtcgccagtctgtcgcagggcattgttatttattctttgacttatttttgcattaaatattgTGTGTTACACTGCACTGCAGAATTTCTGCACTGCAGAATTACTTGATGAAGCTACTTATGTAGTAAAAAGGGGAATTTTGTATCAGTGTAAAGGGGATGTAGAGGCCTTAGCATTACCACAACAGTTTAGAGAAAGAGTAATGGATCTGGGACACAGATTCATGTGGGATTTCAGAAAACACTGTAGAATTGCCATAAGATTTGTGTGGccagtgtcaagaaaatccgagctcatcccacttccccatgctggagattttagtttaacagtaataataaataaagttatctttaaaatgaatcactcaagtgacatcaaggcccagcagtagacttaagtgtcaataaagttagtttaacagtaataataaataaagttatctttataatgaatcactcaagtgacatcaaggcccagcagtagacttaagtgtcaataaagttagtttaacagtaataataaataaagttatctttataatgaatcactcaagtgacatcaaggcccaacagtagacttaagtgtcaataaaataaatctagttgtgtgtgttgtttttgtctcatgcaaactttgctttaattctacttttttctatctaatcataagaaatcatagtcagtcagagagattcatgaaacaggaaaagcaggtttcctggaaaaagaggaagtaagtttccagcctgcagatttataaaaatagctgagactattccttagtttaaagcatgaaagttttaaaaaattaaatctaaacattttgagtaatttgataagattcaaagtaaaatacttatattaatattgatttacttgtaataatacttacacttatatttgtgagaacacttataagaaaaacaagcaaatgtaactttggtatcaaataattagaataatagattattcttggtttcttttcagaaaaacatctgtaataactcacattaagatcataataagagtaactaataagttatggttataaaattataaatgaatgctaaatcagagaagctaaagaaaataaatgtgatataaatgtgattttgacattgaacttgaaatggtgtaaaaggttgtaaaactgcaattaaacatcactgatatgttggaggtagatggtaggtgaaaggtgacaggaagggaaaaaggggaactaacaggagagcagagatgatcagcaccttatatggaaacaggaggttgagcaaccctgagacattggcacagacatcatgacatgatgtctcttaagacagtgacggatatgagatcatctgtctaagcagacagatgaaccctatataaggtgggtgcaaaagaggaaccgttcgttggatcctccgggcagcttcgagccaagatcgagatggacaaagaactctgcagctgaagaagagccggggccacggagccggagactgtcctgctcatggagaccaacccgtcagccccacaatctgtggcttcgaatcgcacttctctcatcggctgggttctgacaccaaagacaaagatgaagacaaaggcaaagacaaagaagaagaactggtgccttttttcctgccagcaccaagtcctgtgtgacctcaccatccatgcggagaggaggctcatcagacctgcggagatcctggccttcgccgatcaacttcctcctcctgctgcagcaccttcttcatcatcaggccaggtctggggttcgaaacaccaaactctgtccgtctctctctaaggttccttttttagttctcagtatcagcagtagggaaagatagactagatgattgattttacttatttgattatttctgctactgaattaagctgtactgacccttgcaaaaatgccttactaataaaatatttagcataaagaaaatctaaagatgttgtggacattcagttaatgagtcaccttaaagttctttgatggttgtaaaatagctgtgatgtttgattctggagaggaaaaagtggaaaatgtttttaggttgctggtagcccatatttaaaacatcatccttgggactcgaccgagtcactaaaacctacctggttcaataacaaatgcaagttgcaaaatagagaacgagcgaccgttaacaggtgtgctctgtgaaactagttggctgtaggctgctcagtctggctaattcacagggggaagaagggtgggacacctggatgtaggccgtcagataaccaggcgaatcgtttctcgaaaccagcttaaacagagtttacttcagttctggacagggtaaatcccagcagatttaggaaactcaacggacccgttagacggagagctggtagcacatctcccctctcagaagaggaagtacgagagtgagagagtagagacagaaaggagggggggggtgttgcgcaacaacaccaGGAATGTATAGTCAAACATCACACTTCTGTAAGTCCTGTGTTAAATGTCAACTCACTTCAGGAAAGAAGATTTCTCTGGCCCATCTGCAGCCCCTACCAATTATTGGTACTCCTTTTGAGAGAATAGGGATGGATGTAGTGGGTCCCTTAGAGAGAAGCTCAGCAGGCAACAAGTACATCCTAGTTATATGCGATTATGCAACTCGGTATCCTGAAGTTTTTCCCCTGAGGTGTGTGAAAGCCAGAAATATTGCTAACTGTCTGATACAATTGTTCTCTGGAGTATGGATCCTGAAAGAGGTTTTGACAGACTGTGGAACAAACTTAATGTCTAAGCTGTTACAGCAAGTCTACAAGTTGCTAGGAGTGAAGGGAATTAAGACCACCCCCTATCATCCTCAAACGGACGGGCTTGTTGAGATATACAACCAGACTTTAAAGAACATGCTGCGCAACTTTGTTTCCACTACAGGAGCAGATTGGGACCAGTTGTTGCCCTATTTGCTTTTTGCATACAGAGATCCCACAGGCTTCGACGGGATTTTCGCCATTTGAACTGCTCTATGGACGTCAAGTGGACCATTGGACCTCCTGAAGGTTACTGGGAACATCCTGAATCAGCGGAGGACATTGTGGCATATGTGGTCAAGATGCGACAGAGCTTGGAGGAAATGACAGCTCTGGCACAGGAGAGCATGAAGACAGCACAACAGAACCAGAAGGATGGTATGACCAGAAATCTAAAGAAAAGGTCCTGAAACCAGGCCAGCAGGTCCTATTGCTGCTACCAACCTCAGATAACAAGCTGCTTGCCAAGTGGCATGACCCATATGAAGTGACTCGACAAGTGAGTAAGGTCACATATGAACTGTTTATGCCTGACAGAgtgaaaaaacagacatttcatgtgaatttgctgaaagaatTCCAGGTGCGTCAGAGACCAGTGCAGCAGCTCTTGATTTGTGAGGTTCAAGATGAAAAGGTGATGACGTTTTTGCCTTCTAATGAAACACAGCTCAGtgtggctgctgctgagacCTTAGACCTTTGTAAGCAGGGTGTGTTAAATATTGGTGAATAAACACGAAGTGGGTCTGCACCGTTTCTCTGCCTCAAGACTCCTACTTACTCCAGCCGCTAAGGGCCATTCTAACATCTCCAGTCAATATAGATGCATCAGTATTGcacgtgtgcatgtgtgtggtaAAATagggttcatagctgcaaggaaacgtATACaattggacttttttttaaccttcaacCTGACtgctgggtcaaattgacccgaacagaaTCAGATTGAAAATGAaccattttcaatttatatgtagagtgcacctattaagacaaatagaaaaagtttcatgcagaaaaaatacttccaattatttaaaaaaataaattttactgtaaaacgggtcaatttgacccgcaacataacaggaggattaagggaaaagaaacagactaattgttattttcttaaaatgaatttgcagaaataaaaaaagtcaaagatcCTTTTGAACAGAAGTGTAATAATGTAGTTGATGGCAAACAGGCTCAGAAAACACTGTTACAGTACAGAATTACATCCTGGTTAAGTCTGAAGAAATCTGactgtaaaactgttttaatctcattttaaatttaaaaacaggcaaaatatTATTGACAAGataaaaaagctgcattttagaCATGCAAAACAGACTTCTAAACATCTTTCTACACATTCTGTTCAAACTGaaagttattttacaaatttgatCTTAAAGTCAGACGGATGTTCAAGgcaaaatatggcaaaaatattGAGCAAGATTATTATTAAAAGGCTGAAGATGTGAGCGACAATAAATCTTTACAGAAAACTGGATCTGAGTCACTGATGCACAAGATTAACAGCAGCTTTAGTTCAATAACTGATCAATGCTTAAAGATGCATTTCTGATAAAAACTATAAGCAGTTAAACTGTTCGCTggagaaattatattttttacagtcTTGTGTTATTTTGGGCTTGGAAACGAGTTTTAATCGTCACATTTAAAGTGGTTTTCATCGTTTGAATCAGCAGAATCAGGACCTGGTGACTCAGATTAATGATCCGAATTGTTCGTTAAGGCAGAAAACACTGGAGCTGCATCCCAGGTCAGCGGCCGGGTCCGTTTTACAGAAACGCGTTATGTACAGGAGCTGCAGGCTAACGGCAAATCACTGAGGATGAGGACGGATGATCTTCTTCACTTCTTGAATCTTCCCAGGTGTTCTCTGGCGATAATGAGCCTCTGGATTTGAGCCGTGCCTTCATAGAtctacagataaaataaatcagagctGTTTTAGACTGTTGGTAGtgaataaatcaatcaattaactttatttatattgaacatttcagcaacaaggcagttcaaagtgccttACATTATAAAAAcgcaaaaatacaaagaaacaaaagaagccAGACAGTAAACCAGtaaaaggaactcagtgttttgtcagttttgatCTAAATGAAGCGATCTTCCTCACCTGGTAAATCTTGGCGTCCCTCATCAGCTTCTCCACCGGGTATTCGCTGTTGAAGCCGTTTCCTCCAAAGATCTGGACGGCGTCGGCGGCCACCTGGTTGGCGATGTCTCCGGCGAAGGCCTTGGCGATGGAGGCGTAGTAGGTGTTCTTGCGGCCCTGGTCCACTTCCCAGGCGGATCGCTGGTACCCCATCCGGGCCAGCTCCACCTTCATGGCCATCTCAGCCAGGAGGAACGACACGGCCTGGTGCTGCcgaacaaaaacacagacaccATAACCATCCTGGTAGAAAGGCTTCAGCAGAAATACAACCCAAGTTTATTAGCCATTTGCTTTAGTTAATGTACTgttacggaagaggattagggccaaaAAGCTGACTTCTTCCTCAGTTTCAGAATATTTCACATTGTTTATGCATCATCAGACAAATCTAGTCTTAAAACTTAAATCAACCAAACAAATTTGGGACAATATTTCGATGTAGATAAAGTGCAGATTTACAAATCCTATAACAAGGAGGAAACGTAATTATCTTTATATGCAAACAACATAACAGATATAAATCAAAGAATATTTGCTTATTAATTTGGATTTTGATATAGATTCACACAGaatctgggggaaaaaatttggaaagaaaaaaaaaaaaaaaaacaggtcaattctggaaaaaaaagtccacattctgagattaaagtcagaattcttaggaaaaaatccatcaaaattctggtaaaacaaaaattattctgagaaaaaataaaaaataaaccaaaatcaCAGGAAAAAAGGAATTCAGAGATAAAAAGTctaaattctgagattaaaatcatataaaatgtaaaaaaaaatgtgtttgtccTAATCTTCTTCCATAAACAACTTATTAGTTCCCAAGTtcaatttctttagttttatgttCAAGGCGCCACCTACTGGTGGAAAAGGAAACTAAAAGTGAGGCCTGGGCTTTATCCAATAAAACTACGATTCATCTTTTCCATGAGACTCGGCACAGCAAAAGGTCAGATTCTACGCTGTGGTTTATGTTTCGGATCACAGCTGCATCCTTTCAGAGGGATAGTTACAtcacaaactgcatttttttaagcgaacattatttattttttctggtgtGCCATATTCATTTACTCTCCCTCAGTAACagaagagttttgttttgttttttttaactagaaTATTCTCTGGAGTCTTGgctttattttgataaataatccaaataatttcattttgggGAGGTTATTTCAAGCAGAAATGTTGTAAAAGGAGTTAAATATACCGTTGTGTTATAGTTTGAATTGACGGCATTGTAGCTAAAAATGATGCGACACATTAACACCCCATTCTGGACGTTCAAACTAACCTCAGCAATAACTTTGCCAAAGGTTTTCCTCTCCAAGGCGTAGTTGGTGGCTTCATCCAGAGCCCTCTGGGCCAGGCCTGTTGCTCCGGCTGCCACCTGAAATAAAGTCACTTTAattaacagaacaaaacataaatacatttaaatctggAATATTTGAGACAGAACATGGGAAACATTTGATCACTTCAATTATTATGTACTGCGGACATTTACTCATTGGATTTAATGGTACCGTTTTGACAAAAGCAAACATAacgcaaaacaaaaagttttttgtgaCACAAAGGAAAGTTATGTAAATTTCATATAAAGTGAATGCTAGAGAACATGCTGTTTATTCAAATATTGAAACTAAAggacttgatttattttaaaatgctattaCGTAtgtttaaaactagaaaatattATTGACAATTAGTttagaaaagttatttttctcaaGCTCAagagataaaaataagaaataaatttaaaggtAAAACTGTGAactagtttaaaacaaatgtgcatttcGATGGACGGAGTAAAATTATGGAGCAATTTAGATGAAGAGATGAAAAAATGCTTTACTGTGAATCAAATCAAAccattttacaagaaaaattatTAAGTCTTATAGATTTCTATGAGTAGATTATGAGGAGAATGATAGATTGTTTGCAACTTAGATTGTTGATTTAATGTTTACGgctcagaaaatgtattttattattgaagAGGCAGATTTTTTacaagatttatttcttcttcctgctctctTTTCACTTGTTTGCAGTAAATGTTGTAAGAGAATGTTTGTGAATTAATGATaaaatttgttaaatataatgaataaactgattaatgtcccagcaagatctagaAAAACATATCCATGCATTTATTGtctgtattgtgtttttatggtgaGAAGCTGTCATATCTccattcttcaaaataaacctGATTTGCTGTGATATTTTTGCAATGCTGGAAACATCTGGAGCTCTTACTGGTGGTCTGGTGTTGTCAAAGGCACCCATAGCGATTTTGAACCCGGCTCCCTCTCCGATCAGAACGTTCTCCTTCGGTATCCTGACGTCCTCGAACGTGATGCCTCTGGTGTCCGAGCATTTCTGACCCATATTCATCTCCTGGAAGGACAAGACGGGTCAGACGGGTATTTACTGTTTATCGTTAACATCGCTAAattaatgtagttttatttacagagacgCTCACAGCTTTATTAAGATTCCCTGCTTACCAGggtatctgcaggtttcaccaactcaggTTTAGGAATTTTTAAGACCataatgaatgaaatttaaaacttgCATCACGagagaaatgtacaaaagaaaatcgTATATTTTACATAGTAGTAGTGCCAAGATTTATGCACACAATGAATGTAGCATCTTATGGATTAGAAATAGAAGTGAGCTTTTAAGACCTTAATTACATGAATTAAAGagattttaaggccttaatttgaGATagattcatttatgattttcaaggttttaattttagatacatttaagactttaaaatatgtttgaacaCCCTGCTTACCTTCCTTCCAATCTGAATCCCTGGAGTATCCGCTTCCACGATGAAGCCAGTGAAAGCTTTGCTGGTTGAACATTTGGGATCAGGATTGGTGCGAGCAAGGAGGAAGTACCTGAGGACAGAAGAGACAAATAACATGTTGTCTACCAATACTGCAGCCACATAACCCCCAATGAGCGAAGGAAGACAGCAGCTGGGCGTAGATACACACCAGTTAGCTTTCCCTCCGTTGGTAATCCACATCTTCTGGCCGTTAACGACGTACTCGTCTCCCACCTTCTCGGCTCGGGTCTTTAGTCCGGCCACATCAGAACCGGCTCCGGGTTCAGTGACGCAGTACGCCTGTGGAGGAGAAACGAGAAGCGTCACAACTCTGAacgacaaacagaaaaaaaattcattttttttatgttgcctAAATTAAAAAGCCataacttagattttttttaaaaccgcaggaagtggaagaaaatggtcACATTTCTGTATGTTGTGAAAATTACCTCcttatatttacttttaaattgtactaaattttgactttgttttaactccTCGATTAACTTGTTCCATAATTTTACACCATGAATTGAAATATAAAAGCTCTTTCTTGCATATACTCCAAATCCTTCGGGTTGAGTAAACCCATGAGTTAAATCCCCTTCTCTTTCAAAAAAACATCTCTGTTTGTGCTCAGGTAACGGCttatttaataaacataatttgaaCAATTTTGAATTCCACCAGATCTtcaaagcttaaaaataaacagtgtggAGTCAAAATGGTGGATGAAACAGGAATGATtgtcagtatttcagatattacagaaaactaatcaataattatctatAAGCCACATCGTCCAGAATGTATTAAAAACATTCTTTTAATACTAATTTGCTCTAATTTGAAATGTcgtgtattaaaaaaatcatcataattaacaggaataaattctttcaaacatttagtgtgtaataatttgtttcacttggtgataaacgtttctgaaataaatggacttttcagtaatattccAAACTATTCAATGTTTAGACTAAAACTAGCAGTTTGTCTTGTACTGAACTTACACACATCAGCGGCTCCTCTGTCATCCTTCCCAGgtatttcttcttctgctcctcaTTTCCAGCAAGAATTACAGGCATTTGCTGCAAAGTACAAACAATAAGTTGATTAATACGGAGCTTCTCCTTATGATTGATGAGGTGGAAAAACTATCAGGAAGGAAGTTAGGAgacataaaatctgttttgaagcaataaacttaaatctcttaaataatatttgaataaaattcattaaataaataatttctgctCTGTCACTAGCTGCTCTCCTGTCCTGATGACGTCGTTATGGATGCGTTACTTTACTTACTCCCAGAGAGTTTGCCTCGATGGCCGTCTGCATCCCAGTGCAGGCGTAGGCCAGCTCCTCTGTGATCAGGCAGGCGTCAAAGATCGACAGGCCCATTCCACCTTAAAGGAAAAGCTCAACATTTAAGAGAAACGGAAGAAGAAACCTCACATTTAGATTTGGGTCAATAATCAGAATATACattattgatccccaagggaAAGTGATTATTTGCTGACAATCTACTCCCATCCAAATAGTTATACATTAGCAAATACAAACCATTAGTGATATGAAATTTATAACATGTGAAATTATAAGTAATTTAAATATGAcctaaatgtgaaataaataaaaaagagaagtgAATATGTCATAAATGTTGCTGTGCATCTACTGATTTATTAGGAGTTTATTAAGATATATTTGACACTATAACTGGCCTAATTAAAAACCAACTAATTATTTCACCCAGGAGccttttatgaataaaaataagtcttaaaaaaagactacatttgatctgttttatttatgtttttaacatttttgttcatttatctgTAAAACAGAGATTTGCCTACAAATCTTGCATTCAGAGAACAATCAAATATTTCATATCAAACTATTCATGCTCTTTATGAAGCGTTAAAATGGgacaaaattcattaaataaacagattattaaatcatcaaatgtaccataaaataatttatttaatagcCCATTATTGAATCAC includes:
- the acadm gene encoding medium-chain specific acyl-CoA dehydrogenase, mitochondrial; protein product: MLLNKVFRASLRSGIRLQSSGAAAAAAASSSHAGAPGYSFELTDQQKEFQQLARRFAREEMIPVAAAYDRSGEYPVPIIKKAWELGLINSHIPQQYGGMGLSIFDACLITEELAYACTGMQTAIEANSLGQMPVILAGNEEQKKKYLGRMTEEPLMCAYCVTEPGAGSDVAGLKTRAEKVGDEYVVNGQKMWITNGGKANWYFLLARTNPDPKCSTSKAFTGFIVEADTPGIQIGRKEMNMGQKCSDTRGITFEDVRIPKENVLIGEGAGFKIAMGAFDNTRPPVAAGATGLAQRALDEATNYALERKTFGKVIAEHQAVSFLLAEMAMKVELARMGYQRSAWEVDQGRKNTYYASIAKAFAGDIANQVAADAVQIFGGNGFNSEYPVEKLMRDAKIYQIYEGTAQIQRLIIAREHLGRFKK